CCCCCCCGCCCCTGATGTTCATTTGGAGTTCTAAGCAGAGTCTCGAAAAGTCTCAAAGCCATGGAGAAGGAATCCCTCTGCGAGCGGCGGAGAAAATTTCGGCCGCCTACCCCTCTCGGCTCGGTGAATGGTTCATTCCGGCTCTGGTCACCGGAGGCTCAGTGCGCGGCTCTCTAAGCGTCCTTGGTTGGTTGAGGCCCTCAGGTCGGTGATGCGCTTGTAGGCTTTCAGGCCAGGTAAGGTTTAGGCGTATTAAGAGCGCGGTGGGGGAAAAAGCGGTGGGGGGGTTAAAACGAGAAAAAAACGGGGGCGTGGAATGCAAGGAGTTCCTAGCGCGTCTCTCCAGActgtgtaaaaacaaaacataaaaagggGGCGATTGCGATTCAGTGTTAAGCCAGGAGTAAGGAACGGAAAACCACGGATTTCACAGTGGCGCCAACGGAGTAGGAACCAGCAGCGACTGACAAGCGGCAAGACTTTGGGGTGAAGGTGTGTACCCCCAGGGGTGCAGCAAAAGGCAAATTCCGTGTTTTTGTTACGAAGAGACTGGCTGCCATTTTTTACACAAAGTTATGGGGGCACCCTCGCTTGAAATGCCGTGTCCAGTCCTGGTTGCCTCACCTCTGAATGCTACCCCGTTGCTGGAAGCAGTGCCGTAGCTATGGGGGTCGGGGGCTAGCCggggttgtttgtttatttcctgccccgggtgaagcctccagagggacgCCATTGAGGCTGCCAGCCTGTGCGTGTACCGAACTGAcgtgggtgaaataaagcctagtttcttTCGCCTCTGGCTGGAAGCCACAAGGAGGGCAAGTAGGTGCACGTGCAAGTGGCAcgtaggtcctgcttgcaggcttcccgcaggcagctggttggccactgagagcaAGATTATTCAATTGGCCTTCCTTATGATCATGGGAGGCTTTTCTTCAGCTgtaacagaaatgtttaaaattatgcatgatggAATGCAGTGCATAAGGAAAGGTTTTGCTCCCTTTTCATTAAAgcactagaatttgtggacattCAGTTAAACTTGATTTGCAGTGTAGGAGATTCAAGCATACTCTATCTATGTGTCTACTTAGTCCCTTTGTGTTAAATGAGgctgactcccaggtaagttggtataggactgcagccttaatttttttttattctaggatgtttctggtttttgtttAACTGTTTACAAGTGGCTTAAATGTTTCAGGCATCCATAAGTTatctgttgattttattttatttttggttctCTTTCTTATTAGTAACTATGGTGAATATTCTGCAACTTGTGCGAGACCACTGGGCCATGACTTTGGTTCCCATAGGATTTGTGGTGGGGTGTTACTTGGACAGGAAGAATGATGAGAAAATGGCGCtcttcagaaacaaaagcaagTTATTTCAAAGGTTAGTTAAGTGAAATACTGACGTGTTATTTGATAGGATATTAACACTATTTTGCAACAACAGACCTGCTTCTTTCTGAATCTGAcgggacacgggttagagctcaatgttgagcctaccaagtggcggtagcgacggcgaagaagactttcttcaccgcctctattgcatctgcagaaaacagcagcaggagactttttcaggtggttcacagtttagtggaaccacctgctccatcggggcccagcatgggccacatgatctcctgcaacgattttgcaaaaaaaattgcagataaagtcgctcagattcgggaagaggtagaccactgtgggagcaggggtgggggagtgctagaggtctgtctagtcaagttgtgtgggatcaattccaatctgttacctctgaggatgtggacaggctgcttggacgaatgaaaccaaccacctgtctccttgatccttgcccatcctggcttgtaaaagctagccgggaagggctgggcaatgggcttcgcgggttggtgaatgcttctctccatgagggagccttcccagacccgctgaaagaggcggttattaaaccgttTCTtgaaaaaaaccatctttagatgcagccaatatggccaactatcgccctgtctcaaatcttccattcttgggcaagatgattgagcaagtggttgctgaacaactccaggcacgccggaccatttggatcccttcctgTTGGGATTCAGGCCGCataatgggactgaaactgcaggtgtggaggactccctggtcctgaatgggataactgtgcccctgaaggaccaggtgcgcagcctaggaatcattttggactcaaagctgtccatggaggcgcaggtcaattctgtgtccagggcagctgtctaccagctccatccggtatgcaggctgagaccctatctgcctgcagactgtctcaccagagtggtgcatgctctagttcaggcatacccaaactttggccctccagatgttttgtactacaattcccatcttcccatctggtcctgttagctagggatcatgggagttgtaggcaaaaacatctggagggctgcagtttggggatgcctgctctagttatctctcgcttggactactgcaatgcgctctacgtggggctacctttgaaggtgacccggaaactacaactaatccagaatgtggcagctagactggtgactgggagcggccgccgagaccacataacaccggtcttgaaagatctccattggctcccagttcgtttccgagcacaattcaaagtgttggtgctgacctttaaagccctaaatggcctcggaccagtatacctgaaggagcgtctccacccccatcgttctgcctggacactgtggtccagcactgagggccttctggcggttcccacgttgcgagaagctaagttgcagggaactaggcagagggcctcctcggtagtggcgcccgccctgtggaacgccctcccatctgatgtcaaagagaaaaacaactaccagacttttagaagacatctgaaggcagccctgttcagggaggcttttaatgtttaatagattactgtattttatttttctgttggaagctgcccagagtggctggggaaacccagccagatgggcggcgtataaatatattattattattattattattattattattattattattattattattattattcaaaattgTGTCCAGTTATACCCTGGCTGGCATGGCCCAATCAATCTGCAGTAAGTCAAAAGAGCCATTTAGGTTTTGTGTTAGGCTCTTTTGACTTATACAGATTGATtggcagaagtgctctattgcgctTTCGCGCATGCGCTCCTATCGccgctcgggttgcagacttttcggggtggaatggattgggtccgcaacccgaggtaccactgtactggacatCTAAACCACTGTGGAGAGGGCATTCTAAAACAAGggtgaaaataaaaacaaccaacctTCTCCCTTGGTGATAACATCTCTCATCTTGGATGAATGAGGTACACAGAGAAAACTACAACAGATTTTTTAAAGGCTTGGGAGGCTGTGATagcaaccaacttggatggttttaaaagaaaattagacaaattcatagaggatagtACGGTACTACCCgtatttctctgaaaataagacaccgtctatggcttattttcaggggatgtattattttttcctcctcctcctcctgctgcggccggcattgctgctgcgcctatcactatgtcttatttttggggtatggcttatattccttgaatgctttaaaatcctgctacggcttattttatggctacgtcctattttcggagaaacagggtatcagtggctactaaccctaATGGCAGTGTTCAGCCTCCATAgtcaggcagtaatgcttctgaatacctgttggtGAAAACTGCAAGAGGGCAAAGTGGTCTTGTGCTGGGGTCATTTGAAGGTTTATCACAGggatctgtgagaacaggaagctgggctagatgggcaattggcctgatctagcagactcTCTTTATGTTCAGTAGAACATAGAAGTGACCGACACTTCTATTGCCAACCCCCCGAAATAGGTACAAATTGTACAAATGGGTGACCTGTGCATGTGAAAAACGTTGCCCAAGCACTGTTACTGAAATTATACTTTGTGACCAGCTTGTGTGCAACCATTTGCACAATATCAACTCGCAGGTTGCTTGGGCTACATTGCAGTGGATCTCCCCTATTTCAGTTAGCTAGGCTTCAGTCCCCAATCAGCtgtaaagctcactgggtaaccttttGCCAATCTCTGTCTCCCAGCCTAATTATTTCATAGGGTTCATACAAAGATAAAATGGGATAGTCAGTTTTGTATAAAGAGCCATGAGTCATGAACACAATTTGGGGAGATGTGAGGGGTAATGACAACTACCTAAATGCCTTTGATTaaataaaagggaaaagggaaattgtTTACACAAATTTGATTtgaaggtggttgttgtttttaatgatgtttttattCATGTCTTTGAGAAGTAGTGGACATAACAGTGCAGAAGTTAAGTCTTGCTTTCCAAATCAGTTACAAAGCATCTAATTACTTAACAGAACGTGTTTTAGATTTATAAGCTGTGTTCTGGAATAATTCATTCCTAATTCTGTGGCCCTCTATTTCTTTTTCACAGGGAATTGAAACCTGGAGAAGAAGTCACATGGCGATAATGTATTAAATGAGAAATGCTTCCAGATAATTAAATCTGTATCTATAAGAAGTGTGTGATTGTGTTATCAAATGAAATGAGGAAATGAAGAAATATATGGGCACTTTCCAGCCAGTTAAAGTGTAACCCTGAAGGACTACGGTATCTCTCTGTGCATGAGCAAGCATGTACCCTGCTCTCAAGCACACTTCAATTGGCCatacaatttaataataataataataataataataataataataacaatttatttatttataccctgcccatctggctgggtttccccagcccctctgggcggcttccaacagaaaaataaaacattttggtaGATGCTAGATACGGGCCCTTTTTGGTGGTGATGCTGCAATTGTGGAATTCCTTCTCTGGGGAGATCAAGCAGGGCCCTTTTCATtccattaaaataaagaaatgtctTAACATTCCACTTAAACAGACATTTGgagttttaaaaaaggggggtgatAACCAACAAAGTCATTTTCAGAGTATTATTAGACTTGTTAGTCATTTGTTTCACAGAAGTTTCAAAATGACTTGcagcataaataaaaatacattgtaaTGTTGAAACATTCACACAAAAACATATGCAGTTCATTAAAAAATACAGGAAATAATATCCtctctcctgctcctctcccaaggGCAGCAGAAAGCTAACAGCAAAACTTCATCATCACAGTCTATCAGAAGCCTGGAAAAAGATAAGTTTATACCTGACACTGGAAATAGTTGGTTAGGCCTGGGTGATGTATTGATACATTGCCTGGACCGGTATGAGGGCCAGACCGCGATGGTGGCTTCACTCAGTGTTATATCATGAATGAACCTGTGGCTGCTACTGagtccctcctgccaccagtgctCTGCgcagcaaaggaaaaacaaaacagccgGGTACTGGTGGGAGAGAGACTCTGGAGCAGTGGCGGTTTCACACTCAATATACTGCTGGGTGAAACTGATCATGCCCTGGCCATCATACAACTGAGGGAGGAACTGCCAAAGGAAAGCACTTGGTCATGTGTCTGTGACCACTGGTTCAGCACAAAAACCCACTCTACTAACAGAACGCTGCTTTCCTCTTTCATTGCAAAGAGTTGGGCTGTTCATGTACTGATAGCTCCATGGGCTATCAGTACAATGGTGGTGTCCTTGAAGTCTTGTGGGGCTGCAGCAAAAATAGCTTCTTGCAACATGTGCAAAGATGGCAGCAGTTTTTGAAGGATAAAAATACCTAAAATGATAGGACTCAGTTGCAATAACACACAATCTCTAAAAAAGACGGGACTGGTGAGTTATAACATAAATGTGTTATGAAAATGTGACTCTAGGGCGCGCTGTACAGCAGTCAATGGAAAATTGTGCTGAGAGCTACCcagtttctccgaaaataagacgtagccagaaaataagctgtagcacgatttttaagcattcaaggaatataagccataccccaaaaataagacatagtaataggcgcagcagcaatgccggccgcggcaggagaaggaggaaaaaaataagacatcccctgaaaataagccatagtgtgtttttttgaggaaaaataaatataggatggtgtcttattttcggagaaacactgtacagtcgtacctcgggttgtgaacacctcgggttacgaactgcgcaaacccggaagtattttcgccgtgcgcgcgtgcgcagaagcgccatgcgcaaagcatgaaagtagcaaaaatagcgctttgcgaatgcgcaaaatggcgttttcgggttacgaactgcgatccggaacggatcgcgttcgtaacccgaggtaccactgtatatagtataACTTTTTCTTAGCGTTTTTTATATCAGTGTAGACCCAGCCTGAACTGATGGCATGAAGCAATAATGAAAATTTGACCAATAATGTACATAACTATTCAATGAGCCTAACATGTACAGTTAATAACAATGTAATCACATGCCATAAAgcgcccaccccaccctgcaaatcACTTCTCGTCAATCCACACAAGGATCCTGACTTCTATGGATGAATACAGAATTCATTAATATTTGCAGAGAGTTCCAATTTTTTGATAAACTTTTGATAGGCCCTAGCACAAAACCTGTGATGTAGCAGTGGCAGGTACAACTATGAAACATGCATCTAAGGCTGTTATTTCTCTCTCAAACATCTCTGCAATAGAATTTTAATCCTAATTTTAAGGATATGTACTATTTATCCCCTTTTTTTCCAGCCtgtgtggggaacctgttgcctccTAGGTTTTGctctactacaactcccatcactgggactgatgggggttgtggttcagcaacttctggagggcaactGTGTAGCAGTCTTATAGTGTACAGTGCAATCCTGCTtgtgtctactcaggagtaaaccATATTGAGCCCAATGATACTCCCAGTGTGGCCCTGACATTCCAGTGAATATATATACATTGAAGTGGATcaaaatgctcactggaaggacagatcctgaagctgaggctccaatactttggccacctcatgagaagagaagactcgctggaaaagactctgatgttgggaaagatggagggcacaaggagaaggggacgacagaggacgagatgtttggacagtgttctcaaagctaccaacagtctgaccaaactgtgggaggcagtggaagacaggagtgcctggcgtgctatggcccatggggtcacgaacgactaaacaataacaaggGATCAAAATGTTGCTACTAATGCCCTTTCGAACACACTgggcttttgtttttgaaaagcaaaaaaagagctGTGCAGCTGTCAAGGAAGGAGGAAAATAGTGGATAGAAATGAAAAGGGCAGCAGCTGGTGTGAGTCTAGTAGTCAGGCTTTTAGGGTTAAATATATATAAAGGATAAGGCTGTTGGGAACTCAaggctctctctcccaccccaactCGAACTGTTACTCTCTACTATgatcgaaataaataaattgtccttagagaccaactaagtttgttctgggtataagctttcgtgtgcatgcacactatgaTGGCGCTGACCCATCGACTGAGCAAGATCAATTTTTTGAGGGGCACGTCAGGGTTATTTCAAAGCACGGCGTCGAAAGGGAATCTCTCTTCTATACGCTTCTCTTCCACCGCACTTTACTGTCTCCCCCCCTTTCAATCGGAACCGGAAGTGAAGACTACCCGGGTTAGCCACGAGCGTTCTCTGCCCCTCGCGTACCTCTTTGGGGCGATTGTTGCGTTCATAGAGATAGGTGGCGGCgtgggggagagggaagcccaGCCTATGGGGAGGGAGCGGTATCCACGGCGATTGGCCGCAGCGGGTCACGGGGTGAAGCTTGGATTGGCTGGGCGTACATCATGTGGtgtggaggcggcggcggcggctgtggTGGGAGACAAATAAACATGGAGGCCATCTTCCACGAGAGGGTAAGCGGAGCGAGCGGTCCTGCGGCTCCCAGAGTGACGGCGGAGGCGGGGGGCCTTTGGGGGAAACGGGAGAGGCTTTCCTGAGGGAGAGGCCTGCCTGCAAAGAGAGGGGAGGTCGAGGGGGAAGCCGCGTGGCTTCGGATCTTTGCTGTTCCAGGGGCTGCATTGGAAGCCTCCTGGGGAAGCCTCTCCGCTTGAGCACAAGTTTATGGACTTTCTGTTTTGTGAGGGGCGACGGGGGGCCTCGTTTTGGGACGCTTCAGTGACACTTAGTGGGGGTCAGGTTAAGCAGAAGAGTTCCCTAATCCGCAGACCCTCctcaagggtccctattttccagggacactcagtcccggatttacagaagccgtcctggtttctgatttgattcaggaatgtcccgcttttccttagagcgtccctattttcatcggagaaatgttggaggtatggagttatccgaccccccgaCCCCccagccgtctgaaggcaatcttgtatagggaagtgggttttttattttaaggtttaattatgtttttatatatgttggaagcagcccagagtggttggggcaacccagtcagatgtgtggggtataaatagtgaaattatcatcatggaatgggacgtctctattttcagcCGTAAAATGTTGGCGGGGATGAATCAATCCTAATTGCTTTTATGGCCTCTACTcttagtaatagtagtagtagtagtagtagtagtagtaataataataataataatttttataccccgcccatctggctgggtttccccagccactatttTTCTATACTATCGTTGTGTCCTATTGCTTGAAAGGTGAGAATGtttagagagagagattttcGAGATCACCCTTGTGTACCCAACCCTGGTATTTGTTAGAGGAAGGGTGATCTCAAAAGTCTGAAAACAATAATGAAGTAAACTCTTGTCCTCCGCCTTTTTCTACTGACAGGATACTAACGATCATTGGAAAcggctaacacccccccccccccgttaaagcATGTTCATCTAATTGTAAGCAGGGTGGCACAgaggggtgtttttctttttgttcctgGCTGGTGGGGCAAGTGCGAGGCAACTAACCCTGCTGATAGTGGCAGTGAGTACAAAATAGGGAAGTGGTGGTTCAGCTATAAGGACGAGGGTGAGTCACAATCCTAGTTTGAAGGGCGCTGCTTAGTTCAAAACATTGTCCGCTCCACTGACACCTGTATAATGTATCTTTTCTGTGCCTTAGGTACTTTACTTGTacagaattaaatatttttttctgtcctAAACATATGACCAGCCTGCTATTTTGAAAACATGTGATTTTTTCAATACTTTGATAATAGTGTTGCACATGATAACatgactttcttttcttttggcacaACTTTTTTCATCCTTCATTTTTTCATGATATCTACTAGTGATAAGGCAAACATGCTTGCCTCTAAGGTGCAGTCACCTTATCAATTTATTAGCAAGTGTGATATATCCTAGTCACTCCTGCATTTCACTTCTGGTATAACATAACTTGATTAGCTTCAAGAGTATATTGCATTGCTTGTGTTAATTGACTGGAAATAATTCACCACATTCATATCCTGTCCTTGCTCCAAGAAGTTCTTTGTACCGTTCATAGGCTAACTAATTTGATCTCTTACAACAAGCTTGTAAGGTAGTTCAGATTGAAATGATGTGACTTGTTCAGGACTGAGACAAATTTAAAGCAAATTTATTTTTCTAGTCAAACACTCTGTGTGACACCCCATTAAGTGGAAACTGGACTAGATGCCACTTGATATTCCTTCCAGGCCTTAAACTTTATTAATATTCTCATAAAGTAACTCCCCCTCCAAGGTTTTGGGTACAGTTTAATAGATTATAGCAAACATAGGTGGAAAACACTTCTGTACACAATGAGGTTACTCAGGACCCCCTTCTACAGCTGTAGTCTCTTATGCCTTCAAAAAAGCAGCTCCAGAGCATTTGTCCAGTTTGACAGTGTGAGAAGCAAATTGAGCTCCATGTTAATGATAAAAAGTTCTTCAGAAAAGATTCCATttctatgaaaagaaaagaaaaactttgtatgaaatgttttcAGAAATTTAAATGCAGAGCTCATGTTCTATTTTCTAAAGTAAGAATACACAGGGATATAGAAGCCTTTTAgctaaatcagttatgattgcaTAAAGGCACAAATATAATTATATGTCTCAAAGATAAATCATCCTACACACATTCTTTCTGACAAAACATTGTGCACACCCTATTTCTTCATCTTCTAAGCTGGAATGTGACATTGTCGTTCATTGCAAAGCAGCCCTATATACAGGCTGAATGAAAATGTTCTGTCATCAATACTTTTCTTGAAATTAGGAAGTTTTTGCTACTTCATTTTGAACTCAATAGTATGATTGAGCAATTGATGCCTGGAAGATTCAGTCAAGTCACCACTGGCCTCCTATTTGTCCCTTAGTATAGCCCTGAGCCAAGGACTGTTCTCCCATCCCCAGAATTACATATGCCTTTTAGCCACTTGCTCCCATGCAAGTGAAGAAATGGGGAAATGGGCTCTTTAATACCTTATTCAGCTGTGAACCACAATAAGTTCTCTGTCCTCATTATATAAATCCCTCTGTTTGCCTGTGAGTAGTTTGTGCATGGTGGGGAGCTGCTTAGTTTTCTTGCCTCTGTTCGTGGTCACACTTGGAGTGCAGTCTGATACATATTTATCCTGAAGTAAGCCCAACCATGGTTAGTAATGCTTGTTCTCATGTAGATTGCGGTCTTAGTACGGGAGGTGGtgatgattacagtggtacctcggtttacgaacttaatccgttccggaagtcggttcttaaaccaaagccgttcttaaaccgaggtgcgcctTCCCTAATGAGGCGTCCCGCCACTGGTGTccttccaccgtttggcttccgtttgcaaaccaaggtaaagttcgctaaccggaacactacttccagttttgcggagttcgtgtaccaaatagtttgtaaacagggctgttcttaaaccaaggtaccactgtatttacggTATTTTTTTTCAGTTTTCTGTTGTGAGCAGCAGAAGTGATTGAAGCATGGCAATCCCTGGAATATTTGAGTGATTGTATTAAAGCTTCTGTTGCTTTTCCTGCTGAGGAGGATTGGGTTAGAAAGCAAGCAACTAATTTAACTATATTCCACTATTTAGTCAAAATAGCTTGCAAGCCATTAAAAAGATGGTGGTGGAAGGATACTTGAGTATACCAGTCCCTTCTGGCACCTGATGGTCCACATGCCAGGTTTTCCCCTGCAGAGGCAGGGATAAGAAGGAGCTGCAAATGGATTTGGGCTGGCTGAAAGTATTGCTTGGGTGGGTAGAGGTAATGT
The nucleotide sequence above comes from Zootoca vivipara chromosome 1, rZooViv1.1, whole genome shotgun sequence. Encoded proteins:
- the NDUFB1 gene encoding NADH dehydrogenase [ubiquinone] 1 beta subcomplex subunit 1; this translates as MVNILQLVRDHWAMTLVPIGFVVGCYLDRKNDEKMALFRNKSKLFQRELKPGEEVTWR